In Populus nigra chromosome 1, ddPopNigr1.1, whole genome shotgun sequence, one genomic interval encodes:
- the LOC133689109 gene encoding pentatricopeptide repeat-containing protein At5g01110: MDLFLLNQKHTITILKTHKRYNFITYLLNPASKSSFRCLQTVETSQNPYKEPFSSATTLPDSLLVEKIIFNLKHGNVNSLLSYQLRLNPSVIVDVLCRCNGNLQLGQRFIDSSVLNGSNFKHSSVSLSAMVHVFVRSRRLSDAQALILRMIRRSGVSRVEVVEALVSSMCGNCGTNNLVFDLLIRTYVQARKLREGTEAFRILRSKGYLVSINACNSLLGGLVKIDWVELAWEVHREVVRSGIELNVYTLNIMVNALCKDGKFDDVKSFLSEMEGNGIYADMVTYNTLIGAYCREGLLEEAFEIMNSMADKGLKPSLFTYNAIINGLCKKGRYARAKGILIEMLNIGLSPDTTTYNTLLVESCRRDNFSEAKEIFGEMLRQGVVPDLVSFSSLIAVFSRNRHLDQALVYFRDMKKFGLVPDNVIYTVLMHGYCRNGNMLEALKIRDEMLEQGCVLDVIAYNTILNGLCKEKMLTDADKLFDEMVERGALPDFYTFTTLIHGHCQDGNMTKALSLFGTMTQRNIKPDIVAYNTLIDGFCKVGEMEKASELWDGMISRKIFPNHITYGILINAYCSVGHISEAFRLWDVMIEKGIKPTLVTCNTVIKGYCRSGDSSKADEFLGRMIAKGVAPDHISYNTLINGFVREDNMDKAFLWINKMEKEGLLPDIITYNVVMNGFCRQGRMQEAELVLRKMIEKGITPDRSTYSALINGHVTQDNLNEAFRFHDEMLQRGFVPDDVF, translated from the coding sequence ATGGATCTTTTTCTACTTAATCAAAAACATACTATAACAATCCTCAAAACCCACAAAAGATATAACTTTATCACTTATCTTCTAAACCCTGCCTCTAAATCTAGCTTTAGATGTCTCCAAACAGTAGAAACCTCTCAAAACCCATATAAAGAACCATTTTCTTCAGCAACAACCCTGCCTGATTCTTTACTGGTGGAGAAGATCATCTTCAATTTAAAGCATGGTAATGTAAATTCCCTGCTTTCCTACCAACTTCGCTTGAACCCATCAGTCATTGTTGATGTTTTATGTCGTTGTAATGGTAATTTGCAACTTGGTCAAAGGTTTATTGATTCGTCAGTGTTAAATGGTTCAAACTTTAAGCATTCATCCGTTTCATTGAGTGCAATGGTTCATGTTTTTGTTCGTAGTAGAAGATTATCTGATGCACAAGCTTTGATTCTTAGAATGATTAGGAGAAGTGGGGTTTCGAGGGTTGAGGTTGTTGAGGCTTTGGTATCATCGATGTGTGGCAATTGTGGGACTAAtaatttggtttttgatttgttgataagAACTTATGTGCAAGCTAGGAAGTTAAGGGAAGGGACTGAGGCGTTTAGAATTTTGAGGAGTAAAGGGTATTTGGTGTCTATAAATGCTTGCAATAGTCTTCTTGGAGGGTTGGTGAAGATAGACTGGGTTGAATTGGCATGGGAAGTGCATAGGGAGGTTGTTAGAAGTGGGATTGAATTGAATGTTTATACATTAAACATTATGGTCAATGCTTTGTGTAAAGATGGTAAATTTGATGATGTCAAGTCATTTTTAAGTGAAATGGAGGGAAACGGGATTTATGCAGATATGGTGACTTATAATACTTTAATTGGTGCATATTGTCGTGAAGGACTTTTAGAAGAAGCTTTTGAGATAATGAACTCTATGGCAGATAAAGGTTTGAAACCGAGTCTTTTTACATATAATGCTATTATAAATGGTCTGTGTAAAAAGGGAAGATATGCAAGAGCAAAGGGAATTTTGATTGAGATGCTGAACATCGGGTTGAGTCCTGATACTACTACGTATAACACATTGCTTGTTGAGAGCTGCAGAAGAGACAATTTTTCTGAAGCCAAAGAAATTTTTGGTGAAATGTTACGTCAGGGTGTTGTTCCTGATTTAGTAAGCTTTAGTTCCCTCATTGCAGTTTTTTCAAGGAACAGACACCTTGATCAGGCATTGGTGTACTTTAGAGATATGAAGAAATTTGGTTTGGTTCCAGATAATGTGATTTACACTGTTCTTATGCATGGTTATTGTAGAAATGGCAATATGTTGGAGGCTTTGAAGATACGGGATGAAATGCTGGAGCAGGGTTGTGTCTTGGATGTGATTGCATACAATACTATATTAAATGGGTTGTGCAAAGAAAAGATGCTCACAGATGCAGATAAGCTGTTCGATGAGATGGTGGAAAGGGGTGCACTCCCTGATTTCTACACTTTCACCACACTTATTCATGGCCATTGTCAGGACGGGAATATGACTAAAGCACTAAGCTTGTTTGGGACGATGACTCAAAGGAATATCAAACCAGATATCGTGGCATACAATACATTGATTGATGGGTTTTGCAAGGTGGGTGAAATGGAGAAAGCCAGTGAGTTATGGGATGGTATGATCTCTAGGAAGATTTTCCCCAACCACATTACATACGGCATATTAATAAACGCGTATTGTAGTGTGGGCCATATATCTGAGGCCTTTAGATTGTGGGATGTGATGATTGAAAAGGGTATTAAACCCACCCTTGTCACTTGTAACACTGTTATAAAAGGCTACTGTCGGTCAGGCGATTCATCGAAGGCTGATGAGTTCTTGGGCAGGATGATTGCTAAAGGAGTTGCTCCTGATCATATTTCGTATAACACCCTTATTAATGGTTTTGTGAGGGAAGATAATATGGACAAAGCTTTTCTTTGGATTAATAAGATGGAAAAAGAAGGTCTATTGCCTGATATCATCACGTATAATGTAGTTATGAATGGCTTCTGTAGGCAGGGTAGGATGCAAGAGGCTGAGCTGGTCTTACGGaaaatgattgagaaagggaTAACTCCTGATAGGTCCACATACTCAGCTTTGATAAATGGACACGTCACTCAGGACAACTTGAATGAGGCATTTCGATTCCATGATGAAATGCTTCAAAGAGGATTTGTCCctgatgatgttttttaa
- the LOC133675868 gene encoding uncharacterized protein LOC133675868, whose amino-acid sequence MGNAVSPCFHQSSRASFVKLIFWEGTTRILTGSSKHIAGEIMFENPDMMICHADSFFIGHPVPSLAIDDELMPGQTYFVLPLDRFAFNVLSASSLAAFSSSPKRTPINFGESPFQYIKGADGRVLIKVVPEFIARLVNKGGDQDQTGSTGPTNSFLCSTPELKKHYEQLVGSKEQTWSPKLDTISEYKLRYSPCRFIGLEWKQKEKA is encoded by the coding sequence ATGGGAAATGCAGTGTCTCCATGTTTCCATCAAAGTTCAAGAGCTTCATTTGTGAAGCTAATCTTCTGGGAAGGAACCACAAGAATCTTAACAGGCAGCAGCAAACACATAGCTGGAGAGATCATGTTTGAGAATCCAGACATGATGATTTGCCATGCAGATTCTTTCTTCATTGGTCATCCTGTTCCATCCCTGGCCATTGATGACGAGCTCATGCCAGGCCAGACCTACTTTGTTCTTCCATTAGATCGCTTCGCATTCAATGTTTTGTCAGCCTCTTCTCTTGCAGCCTTCAGCTCTAGCCCTAAACGAACCCCTATTAATTTCGGGGAGTCTCCTTTCCAGTACATAAAGGGTGCAGACGGTAGGGTTTTGATTAAGGTTGTGCCGGAATTTATAGCAAGACTTGTAAATAAAGGTGGAGATCAAGATCAAACAGGTTCCACTGGCCCTACTAATAGTTTTCTTTGTAGCACTCCAGAGTTGAAGAAGCATTATGAACAGTTGGTTGGGTCAAAAGAACAAACATGGTCACCTAAACTTGATACCATCTCAGAGTATAAGCTAAGGTACTCTCCCTGCAGGTTTATAGGGTTGGAgtggaaacaaaaagaaaaggcgtAA